GTCATGTTATCGTCCAGGCAAACAATACGTTAGTTAATCGATCCGTCTGTCAATCCCAGTGTCAGCCAATCCTAAGGCCGCAGATGGGCCGCACTGCATAAATTACTACATGGGACAATAACCAGTGGTGACCCCCAATCTCGTCCACCTGAACATGCTGATGAAGCCCGAATCTTAATAGGGTCACGTGTTTCACAATGCATAAATTTTCCAAATAAGGCCGTGTGTTAGGCATTATAAAGCCAGCCACTCAGAGCTTAGCATCGCCAACCCGTTCGTCTAGCAAGAGTCCATGTTGTCAGTTTTTAGCTGCTAGCACAGCATACACACCAGCCCATTAGTTTTGTCTTACAACGATATGTTCTATACGAAGGAAGGACCTCTCCTCTGTCGTTTTGGACCTTGTCAGTTCAATGGCAGTTGTGCAGTAGGCCAAATGAGGAACGACTACAAAATGTTGAGTCAAGTCGACGGTCATGGGCCGCCAGGCGAACCTCAACATGTATTCCGGAAAGATGTTGATGTCAGCAAACCACGCCAGAGAAACCCTTCAGGTAGCTGTCTCCGAAGCCCTAGAGATTCGCCACCATCTTCACCAGACTGTAAGAAATCTGTTAGATTTGCTGACAGTATTGGCATGGAATTGGAGGCTATTCGAATGGTTGAGAAATACGATCATGACATCAACCTGCCGAATTCATTCGTGAAGTCTGTGCTGAGGTCTCGGCGGTATATGGATCGTCTGTCTGTAAACAGGGTTTCGACTGAAAAATACTTGGAGCCGTGCTTTGAACTGCCGGACACTGACATTATGAACAGAGTAGGCTCCAATAAAGCCTGTCTCGAGTCTTTCACTGTGGATAATCTTAGCGTGACTGCGACTGTTCGAGTCGCAAATATAGCGTTTGAGAAAAGCGTGGTTGTACGGTTTTCAATCACGGATTGGGACACACATTATGATCTGCCAGCAAGGTACGTTGAAAGCTTGCACAACACTCAATCTGATCGATTCACTTTCGAGATATCTTTACCCAGGGATTTTGTCATAGGATGTCGACTTGAATTCGCTTTACAGTACAGAGTTGGAGGCCAAACCTACTGGGATAACAACAACGAAGAAAACTATGCATTTGAATGTACCGATACCAGGCGCACAACCATGCCTTGAacaacatgtacactgtacagaAAGAAAAACATGACAGACATGTCTTCGATATCATCTCCGAAACGGACTCGCTCGGAGGGACGATAGAAACGCTATTGAATTATTACCATGTCAATATTAATATGAACTTTATCAACTCGTTACTATTGAAGCTGTCTTCGATGGCTAGGACTGTGAAAGTCTATATCGAATCGATACAAGTTTTCTCCTCTGTGGACTGCAGCAGGGTATTGACAGTTTCAATGACGTCAATTATTGCATTTAGAATATTTCAACAAGACTCATTTACATTTGCACGTTTAAATCTGGGTTTATTGTGTAAACCTCGGTGACAGATAAGCAAACAAGTGTATTTTCCAGAAAAAACTGTATTGGTCGGGCACCATTCAGGCAGGTTTATTCCCGAAAATGAACGGTTCACTTCAGACAAAATTCTCGGttgataatgtatgcaaatctgTGGTTTTGGCGCGTCCGCCATGTTGCATATGTACGTGCCATACGTACCATAGAGgccaaaatgtaaacataaacaCGCCTGAATGAGGTCCGGTTATGTAATTAAGTACTCAAAAACAAATCCCAGGGATAACAAACAGGCAAGACTCAAAACAAAcgtgttgaaaaaaaaagattatatatgttgttgtttttttatggTAGCTGATTTGTAATGCTAATCAATGAATTTAGGTCGCATTTCAGAATGGGCAGCTCTTGTCAACATCATGTTGAGCTCTCGATCGACTAGAGCTTTGCCATTCTCGAGTTGTGACAAAATTCTAAAGGAATATAGACGGGTGAAATTTGCGAACAGAGTTATAAGTTTCTTAAAAGAAAAAACTCGTAAATTGCAAGTCtgtattttcattatattttcgTCTTTTTTTCGATTGCTTTACCATGATATAGACGTAAAACGTACGTTCATTACTTGTAGACCAATGGTATATGGGCAACAATTTTTTTGGACATGAGACACAGTTTTCAATGATATGTGGCGGTTTTCAACTTGAATTCGACACTTCATCGGAGGGGCGTTCTTCAATACCTTAACAAATGAAGCCAACAAGATGCTTGTATAAATTTTTTCAAAAGGTCAATTTATAgaaaatttattgtatttttctgAGAAAACCTTTTGTAGTTACATGACACTAAGAGCGGACATCTTTCAACGAGGCTGTCGTACAAGCACGTTAGTGTTTGATGTGCTGGGAAGGCTTCGCGTATGGTGTTCGCATCAATTATTTTGCCAGTAATGTCAACCCAGAATATTATTTTTGTGGTACATTAACTTTTGACAGATTCAGtgtaaataatatacatatgataCCTTCATAAAGTAAACAGCTTGCGTTGTTACTTGTTATCTACTTTATACATTTAAACCATGTGAATAAAAAGAATAGTTTATCAgagaaatattaataattgttGTGGCTTTACTGAATGTAGATTTGCAAATTATGGTTTACCAAAAAGTCGTGGTTTGGCACCATGTCAAATTTGTCTGGGCCAGTCCTATCGCACTCTGTCGACCATTCGGACGTTCGTCTCCACAAAACATTTGGTTGCTATTATCAGGGAGCACGATAAGGTCCTCCTCCGTCTTAACCTGTGCTCTTTTTGATACCCTTTGCCCTTTCCGGATGAATGCCCCTTTCAAAAGCTAAAGAATTTTTTCACCGAGCCAGACCCGTTTATTGACGAGATAAACATGTCTAGAACAGAATGAGTGAATGGTGACACATTTTCAATATGTAACCAGGTCTGTGGCGAATAGTCTTAGATgggtgtggatgtgtgtgtgtgtgtgtgtgcccatagggtggagggtctatggtgtgcCCAAGTCTGAATAGCTAGACGACGTGTTAATTAACAGATACGTGCATGAATAAGCAGTGCTTCACAGACATTTATCCAGTCAGTCCTTTATTTAGCGAACAAAAAACAATACTCGATCATCTGTCATGAAATTAGcgatgtgtatgcatgcatgttggTAGCATTGGAGGCGCGATTCGAACTACATCTGCATTGATCAGCTAGCTAGCGAGCTAGCTGCACATGATACGTAGCTAATCTCTGCTCATGATGTAAGTCGCTTGTGTGCATCAGGAGCAAATTAAAGTGTGGACGACATCGATCAGTTGCTTTAGTAGATGGATATATTCTGGGGCTATTAAGGGATGGGGAGGGTGATATTTGTGATGTAGTGCAGTTTTTATGTTATCGATTGAACCAAACCAAGCACATTCAAATTTCAAGGTTGATGCAAGTTTACTAGGTGTTGCATCATCGCTCGTTCCGAGTCGCGTGTGGCCGCGCCGAATTCGAATTATCCGTAGAATGGAAGCATCGGGGAAGGGCTGTTGTCATAGAGATTAGTTGGAGAAGTGTCCCCTTTCTTCACCATGCATATTCCAGTGTCGTTTTATAACTTACAAACTAGAGCTATAAAGGTTCAGAGAAGAATTTGGATTCGCCAAACAGTTTAACAAACCTCGACCACATCAATGTAAGCTTATACATCACAGGATGTTCATAGTTTTGTCTTTCTTGGGTCATGGTTGAACCCAACCATGCTTTACCGTTTCAAAACGAACAAGTTGTTTCTCGAGAATTCGTTCTTTTAGTAGGTAGGTGTCATGTCACCGTGAGTTTTTATTGGCCCCGttttaatacaagtaaattAAGCCTTATTGTGTGAAATACCACTTGAACACTATGTATTCACTAATACCAATATAACAAATTTCTTGGGAATAACATGTTTTATAAATACTGTCTTCCATGACAGAGTGAGGGTACAACAAGAATGGTAGCCAAAGAAAACTAGAAATTGGATGACATGTCGTGTGTGCACAAACAGGAAATTTACTAGTAGTTTTCCCTCAAGTCAGAGTATTGCCATCGCCTATTCGTAGTTTCGTGGAGTCTGCACGTCATTTCATTAGTATCTATTTCCAGCCTGTGTAATGAGTTACGAGCTAGACACATATTGTACACTGAATTGCAGGTACAGCTCGCAGTTGGTTCTACTGTTGACATGGGTAACCGCACGTGtttcttatgaatattcatgacagagTAGGTCAGAATGACTGAAtgcaatgaatattcagtatCACAGTCATCGTACGATATAGATTTCAATGGGccataatattttttaatatgttTACGCTGCTTTGACAATTGGAAATACGGTCACTTGGCTTTAAGAAGATATACACCGAGTTAGACCCGGGAGATAGACAACACAATGTAAAAGGTATTACACTACATGAAACGAATGTAAAAATAATATGATGGATAACTACACCATCGTGTACGTGCCATTCAAACTCCCTATATAGGCTACCGTCAGTCAATCTTGGTAGGGACAAACTTCCACACAGCACACAGCTATATACATTTGAGGTACTACATCCCAATGTGAGGCCGCAGtgtgtttatttacaaaataaatttcgAAATATGTATACGCAGTTGTAAATTTGATCTAACTGTAATCCCTTTGGAAATCTTATCTTCGGTTATAGTTCAACAAACCGTGCATTAATCGAAAAGGAAATTAAGTATGGCCTAATAGGAACGATTGTTGGCGTATTGTGCGGAAGTTCCGTGTCCTCGGATTGACCCTGCATGCCTTGACCGTTCATGCAGACTATTGATTGTGTGTCGGTATTGATAAATTCAGTGCTGACGTGGTATGGTCAAACAAAGTCGAGCAATGACAGGATCATAGATATTGTCTCATTGTCACACACACTGACTTGTTTGGCAGTTGATGTAATAAACCTGTCGGATTAAaactgtaatttgtaaacaacaGCTTTCTGAGTCTGACTCATTGTATTTTTATACCATGACTGCTCTCAGATTTCTCATGTTCGTATCTGTgataaaatatcattgatattaCAGTGATGAGAATGTATGATTCACAAGTCTGATATGTATTTTTGTGTCACAGATGGACGACACGCGATTTTTCTCGAGTGAGTTTCTCAGACGAGACTAGACTAGGTCGACACGCGAGGGCGTGAGTGAATGGAATATTAGGGTTCAGAAATTGAAGCATCTCATACTGTGCCGGATATACATAAGAATGTAATATATGCGATAGATGTGAACTAAATTAGAAAAGAATGCGAGATTTATGTGGAGATGTAAATATCTATCTAGGAAATCGTTGGTGACAACGATAACAGGAAATCAACTCTGTAACGGTAGACAATGCATTCTAAACGATGGGCGACAATATTGATGCAATTGCGAACGAAGGGAAATAAAAGAACATATACACTGAAAAAATATCCATACAGATAATTCTTTCATCAAGTTAACATCcttattttgatgttttgatatttcaacCGTGTTACTCAATAACATGTCAACCGTGTCATTCAATAACATGTCCAAACACATGCTACAGTTATACAAACTCATATTCCTGTCCTCGGAACTGCAAATACGTATGTCACGGACGAATAAATAACCAATTCTTCAAAAGAGTTTGATGACGTAGTAGTTTCAAGTTCAAATTCTTTGCCAATACAAGATTAACGTCATGGTTGACGAAAACACGGAAGATAAAATATCAGTCTATTCACAGAGTGTGATGTCATGACTGACCTTCACTTGAcctgtttataaatatatatattaattgatttacataattataattatacaaacaaataacatgtcATGATTGGAGTACTAGTATATTTTAAATAATGGTGAGTCAAGTTCCGAGGGGACTTGGGCAAGAGAAAAATATCCAGTCCTCACAGACTTCATCTCAAATCAGccatatatataatgtttatgtacaacgtatatacaatatatatatatatatatatatatatatatatatatatatatatatatatatatatatatatatataattcacaaatacaaagtaacatttgttttggttgaatttattgttttattatacaaatacatttatttttaaaatactatatctattttctttatatatcaatgaaatattcaaCATAACAGCAATACCACGTACAGTCCTACATATAAGATGTATATATAGACCGTAGTTCTTGAGTTAAATAATGATAACAGGGTGTCCTATTCCACAAAATGGACTTTTCTACCAGTAGTTGTAATTTTAGGGTTGGGTCATTGCGACGTTACTTATTTATAGATAGTAACCACATTAATGGTGAGATATGGTCAGATGAGTTGTACCCTATTTGATGAGCAGTGCCGACAAGATATTAATGATATCCGGAGGTCGTCATAAAATTGTCGAACACACCCAGTAGCTTCAAAGTTTACTCATTAAATGTGCGGTTTACGTGTCATAGGCCGGTACTGTATCGACGTGAGTTACAACACATTACCAGCAAAAGAAAGATTATTAGAATTAAATATATGAAGGTAATGTATAGTAATTCACATCGATGTACTTTGTAAGTTCACAGTGAAAGTAGTTTCTTCCTTAAttttgcgtgtgtgtgtgtgtgtgtgtgtgtgtgtgtgtgttggtgcaTCGTGAAAACAAGTTTAATAGGGGCGAAAGTATTTTAAAGGAAGTACGTAGATACAGTGTATACAAGAGAATAGGAAATAGATCGACACGTTTGCAATTGAACACTTTAAAGTGGAcctttatacatatataatttataaagaaaGGGTATATCGTTTCCTCTGTGACAGTGACGAACATCCGAAGTTGAAGTTCAGTTCAACATGTTAGTCATTTAATATGTATCAACCCACAAGtatctaaattttattttattgtcatgatTCAAGAATTCCAAATAGTTGGGTTATCATCATTTTAATTGAATCTTATTAATAATAAGtgattaatataaaaaaaaacttctacCAGGGTCCCGAAAATTCAATTGAAGTTTTTTCTCAACACGAGGAAGTTGTTTGACCCGAAACTGAATTTGAGACTTTCACTTACGTGACTTTCCATGGCTGATTTCAAAAGTTGAAAGGGTTCATCAATATGCCTGACAACAAGTTTTATTCATGATCTCAAATTTAATCGAAGTTTTGCAAACAAACTTTTAAACACAGCTAGCGTCACCTGGACTTACAAGACGTATTTCCAGatagaaatgataaataaaGGAAGACAGGAAGAGCTTACAGTCTTGTACGTGTGTTTAAAATAAGAATTTCattaaacaatttatttttaatgacgAGAGaatcaaaaaatatattacGATAAGTAACATTGAATGCTTCTTCCGTTTCTTATCATAGTACAACATAATTATAATGAAAATCTATAAGTGAATTAGACGTAGCTTGGGGACATAGTGTATCCATtttacaattctttttttttttattagtctTAATATTGTTTTTCCTGTGATGGGCTTTAGATTCTTTGAACATAAATGATCACTTCTCCGTATTTGGAATTTAATTGGAACACTGCAAACAAGGTTAAATAGTTAAAATAGTGACTAATTATCCGAATTTGTCCATGATAGGTTCCTCAGTTATTCATCATCCCGGCACCTTGTGGATTCACATGTAATGTTAGCCAAACAAGATATACACCATACGTAAACGTACGTAGtctcactttaaaaaaaaatacgagTAAACGATTTTCGatcatgtataataataatatggtaAACCCTGAAACTAGTCTAGTGCTATGCTGTACTTCATCAGAATCTTAAGATAATTAGATATTACGTTGACATACAGACTATCCTGAAACCTTTCTGACTTCGTCAAGAACATCGATGTAAATTCAAAGCCAACATTTGATGATcatgaaaaatattttcattctatAGAGTGTTGACACAGTTTCCTTATGTTTGTCTGTACTTGGTAATGTGGAGCACAGGAGCCGTCAGGCAAGTTGAAGACGTTTGTTTGACAATGCTTTTCCTTCTTTTCTTAAAAATTATCTTTTTTCGCGTTCATACCTGTTTTCACACTTGCTATTTACTTTAATTGTAGATTTGTACACCCCAGGAGTCTATAGTTAGGAAAACATTCAGTCCAGACGTATACGTACCCCCTAGCTAACAGTGATCAACAACTTGGTTTCGGTGTCCTCTGATTGACCTCTGTGCTTGTCCTTGAACGCAGTCGGTCAGTTCGTCGAAGATTGTTTGTTACAGATTAAAATCATGTAAAGAGGTGACGAATTGTGTAGTAGCGGTCCAAGTCAGACAACAATCGAAGTTAACTGAACTAACTATGCAGGTATATTGTCGAAACCGCTATTGTCATGACATGTTCCAGTGATCAGTCCCGTGACGTCATACAGTCAAAGAGGTGAATAGCTcaactttcattcattcaagcgAGACGTAAACATGTGTTCTACTACAAAGGATTACTATAATGTATGAAGTTGCCGCCTttcacaaaattttgttttttctttttatttccaatttttGACGATAATCGATAGATCCTGTATTGCATCATACTCAAAAGAGAGAACATTTCCGCTATACTGTGCATGTATAACAGTCATTTGGTCGGAGCTTATCAACATATAGTTCAAATGACTCATTATTTATCGATTGATCACACGATTTGTGTTATCGATTTTAGGTTGATACCGGATCATTCTCGACTTTGAACTGGGTGACGTCACACAGTCTAGACTTCGGCAGATAACACAATGACACACGTATAGGGGTAATCATTGGACATTGCACTACATAAATGTAGTGTAACTTCATGTATTGTAATACTTATGATCAGGACTCTGTTCCCattaaacaaacattttgactACGTGAGGAGTTGGGGCACCTCGCTGTTTATGGAACGGTGATAAATGACCGGACGGACGTTTACATATTTCAACTGCTCCGAGCCAGTTGTTTACGTGATGTAATATGTAAGTGCATTTTTGGCGTGTTTGTTGTTTTCTGGTCATAATGGGATAGAAAAGAATACTCGAGCAGCTgctgattttatttttagtgGCATACTTAATATGAAAGTTTGTCGAGTTGTATACATCGTGTATTGATAATTGTAAACTGAACATTTCCAGGAAGGCTTCGATCGTTCAATTTCGTTCTTTTTCCCCGTGTCCgtagaataaaaataaaattattggaGCTTGGTACATGGtatttcaacacacacacacacacacacacacacacacacatacacacatacatacatacatacatacatacatacatacatacacacacacacactacattacatatataacCAGTTTGAAGTGTTTACACAAGAATTGGATTTAGATATGTGTCATTCACCGCTCACAGATGTTGTTATTATTTCGCCTTAGTGCCGTTGTTCGCACAATATGCCTCTAGGGTGAAATGtgatatgtgttgttgtatggATATACGTATGTCATGATACTTAATAGGGCGAATCTCTGGAGAAATTAAATGAATGGTTTCAATTCTGATTCTCGGGCCTGTAACTGATTGGTGTAAACATTCcgattatatatattatttgattaCATAATTTGTTATAATCAGTTGTATACAACGTGAACTTCATATTAATTTGCTACACCTCAAATATGACTATAATGATGGTAGTTTTTGTAGACATAGAGAAATACATATCTCTCAATGATCAGGCAATGTTTggtttcaaaacattttagTAATTCATCTCatcattccatgtatttcttAAATATCTTTTTGCAAATTTTCACCTTTATTTCCTGTTGCGCCAAATTTTCATTCTCGAGGCAGCGTGTATAACCTATATTACGATCTCATAAGTGTTACTCTGTCATTTCCTGCGCTCTCTCCGTTCCTTCCTTGCGATGTCAAATTTGCAGGGATGTGAACTGTATATATAAAGGTATACACATCAGTGTTATGACCTGTATATATAAAGGTATACACATCAGTGTTATGATAGGCCCTGCTTTTGTCACTCATCATCAGTGTTAGCTCTGCTTCCATGGTTTAATATACGAAAACAACTTGAATGCTTTCGCAAAATCAAGAGTCATCTGTGCTCGTCACCGGCACCT
This portion of the Glandiceps talaboti chromosome 7, keGlaTala1.1, whole genome shotgun sequence genome encodes:
- the LOC144437355 gene encoding protein phosphatase 1 regulatory subunit 3C-B-like — translated: MRNDYKMLSQVDGHGPPGEPQHVFRKDVDVSKPRQRNPSGSCLRSPRDSPPSSPDCKKSVRFADSIGMELEAIRMVEKYDHDINLPNSFVKSVLRSRRYMDRLSVNRVSTEKYLEPCFELPDTDIMNRVGSNKACLESFTVDNLSVTATVRVANIAFEKSVVVRFSITDWDTHYDLPARYVESLHNTQSDRFTFEISLPRDFVIGCRLEFALQYRVGGQTYWDNNNEENYAFECTDTRRTTMP